The genome window GCCTCGCGCCCACCCCGTGGAAGCCATCGGTGGATCCAGCGTTGCCGACCTGCAACTAGCTCGCGCCACGGGCCGCCCGGTCCCCCGCGGGCaccccgcgccccgcccccgcgcCCACGTGACTTCCTGGAAGGCCGCGGAGGCCGCCCTCTGCCCCGCTCAGTTTCgtttcctctgcctctgcccgAGTGCAGCAGTTTCACCCTCAGTCCCAGCTCGTCGCGTCAGGAGCGCCATGGCTGAGCTGATCCCCCTGGCCGAGGAGCTGTCGTGCTCCATCTGCCTGGAGCCCTTCAAGGAGCCGGTCACCACTCCGTGTGGCCACAACTTCTGCCGGTTATGCCTGGACGGGACGTGGGCGGTCCAGGGCCCGCCGTTCCTGTGCCCGCAGTGCCGCGCGGTGTACCAGACGCGGCCGCAGCTGCACAAGAACACGGTGCTGTGCGCGGTGGTGGAGCAGTTCCAGCAGGCCGAGTTGGCCCGGGATTTGCCCCCCGACGGCTGGACGCCGCCTTCCCGCTCCACGACCCCGAGTCAGGCCAGCCAGGTGGCCTGCGACCACTGCCTAAAGGCCACCGCCGTCAAGACGTGCCTCGTGTGCATGGCCTCGTTCTGCCAGGAGCACCTGCGGCCGCACCTTGACAGCCCTGCCTTCCAGGACCACCCGCTGCAGCCGCCTGTCCGCAACCTGCTGCGCCGCAAGTGTCCCCAGCACAGCCGGCTGCGGGACTTTTTCTGCCTCCAGCATGGCGAGTCCATCTGCCACATCTGCCTGGTGGGGCACAAGACCTGCTCTACTGCGTCCCTGAACCAGGCCAGCGCTGACCTGGAGGTAAGGGGTGCCAGGTGCGGGCACGCCGAGGGGCAATCTGGGCCTGCAGTGTTGTTCAGCGCGCGCGACTGTGGGCATCATGCACGGCCTTCCCTGGATCGCCTGGGTCGGGAGGCTGGGACTTGCAGGGCCTGAGACCCGGGGCAGGGGCATCCCCCAGGATAGAGTAGAAAGGGTTGGGAAGAACGTACAGTCCTCCTCTATCGTCCGTGGTCCGcctttccctcctctccccctcccccactcccacccacccattttacagaggggacCACTGAAGACACAGGTGATGTTGCTTGGCTTAAGCTTTGTACTTCTCTGACAGCATTTAGTAGAGCATTTTGAACCTCAAGTATGAGCCCCTAGGTTACCTCTGTTCCCTCATTAAATCCTGGCAGCACCCAGGAGGTAGGTATAATTAgttccattttacagctgaggaaactggagGTCAGAGAAGTTAATTTAGCCTGAGGTAATCCAGTAAGCAGCCCAGCAGGCATTAGACGTCCAGCTGGTTTGACTGCATGGTTTGCCCTTTCTCCCCGTGGACTAGCCTCGTATCTACGTCTAcagagtccagagcatgggacattCCTGGAGGCTTGAGATCATGTCCGCAAAAGCCAGAGATTTTTCTAGTGAGCAGGGAGGATTATTATtgctgggcagggtgggcagagTCCCAAGAATCCTTGGGTAGGGCACAGCATGATTAATGGTGaataaaatctttcaaaatacagGGTTCTGGGATGCACACTAAGAGACAGGGAGGCCAGAGTCTCACACATAGTGCCCTCCATCTGGGCTGTGAGACTTGGACCACAGGgtttggctcctggacctgagtCCTCGTCAATAAAGGGAGGACGTGGGACCGGTGGATTGCTAAGGGGCCTTCCAAGCCCATGGTGCTTTGGGCTCTGGAGAGCTGAGCTGTGTGGGAAATTCGTCCTAGGCAGGCCCCAGCCTCAGGCAGCATGGCTGGTTGACACGGCTCCGACCAGAGCTGGTTGTCGAGACCTGGGTTTAAAAGGTCCAGCTGCTTCCTCCCTGGGAAATAAAAGGGGACAATAACAGTACCTATCTCAGAAAGTTATCAGGAGGATTGAATGAGGCCATCTATGAACAGCGTTTCACAGTGAATGCTCCCGAAGAGCTGCCTGTATCATGTCTGTTACTCTGGCCCAGGGTAGAGGAGAGCTGGTTGGGGTGGAGGCTGTCAGGCTGGTGGAGGCTTCCCCGATCTTTGCTGCAGGATGCAAGGGTCTGTCTTTGAGGACTGGGGCAGCCTGGTCCTACCAAAAGGCCCTTCTAGAAGTTCTTATCCGTGGAGGCAGCAAGCAAGTAGAGGGCAGGGGGCTCCTTCATCAGGCCCAGAGGCACAGCTCTCATGGCCTCTAGGCCCCAAGCTGGAGTCCTCACCCagtctgtgcagagcactctctGAAGTTTAACCCTTGTAGTGTGCCTTCCCGCCATCTCCCCACTCCCTCGCTGTCCTCGCTGGCTGAGCCCTTTAAGCAGCCTCCTTTTCCAGCCCTGCTGCTTCTCACTACTGGTGGCAGGACCAGCCCCAGCTGAGCAGTGCCCCAGGCTTGGGTGGCTGGCTTGTCTTAGCCACTAGCTGGGCGCAGTCTTAGAACTCTGGTTTGTCCCATGTGGAGCACCCAAATCTGCAGTGTGTGAAGGGATCCTCAGAACTTTACGAAGTTCTCTACCCTTGATTAGGGGATTGTCATGACTATCAAAGTCCTTGGGCCACTTTCATTTTGTTCGGAGCCATTTGGGCCCCTCTCCACCATGAGAGGACTGTCACATGTGTTTGATTAATGGTGaataaaatctttcaaaatacagAGTTCAGGGATGCACACTAAGAGTGGCTCTGGGAGGTGAGTCAGTTGTCAACCCCCAGTGTTCTGAGTTCTCTTATGCTCTGAGACCTGTGAGGCTGGGTCTGCCTGGGACTGGCCTTCTGCCCTGGGCCCACAGTTTATTTTGGCCACTGTTAGAGGCCAGGTCAAAGGACACTGTGACAGATGTCGAATCTGAAACATCATGAGTGACTTGGGCTTTTGGGGTCAAGCTAGTACGGGCCTTGGTCTCTGCTTCCAGCTCTTACATATGACTGTCACGGGGTTGTTCAAATCCAGATTCAAGGTCAAATTCAGACCTGAATATCTCTAATGGAGTGGGGAAGCAGGAAAGTAGAAGGGAGGGCCAGAATATGTTGAGCCAGCTAGTTAGGGGaagtaaatgtttttttctagaaatttccagTATGCTCAGTTTGGACACTAGACTGTATTTGTAACACCAGTTAATAGTGATGTGACCTAGGGGAAGCCACTTAACTACTGTTTTTTAGTGTGGGTAACTCCTACTTCTTAGTGTTCTTagctttaaataaattaatacatgtaaagtactaGAACAATGGCTGGCTGAGAGTAAGTCCATGATGAGCACTAGCTGCTATTATTTGAGTGGTGAGGTTGTTCTCTTCTTTACCGTTTCTATGCCCCAACATTTCACTTGAGCAAGGAGGTAGGAGACTCAAATTTTGATTATGAAAATGTATAGAAGTAGTAAGAGACCCCAGATGACATTATCTTCCTTCATGCataatttacttttgtttctggTGGTGGCCAGGGACCTAGCAATTCTGAGTCATCTTAATTCCGTGTCAGGGATTGAACTGATGGTGGGCTGGCTCATCCTTATTTTCCTAGGGTGGAGTTCTTGGAGATCTGCCTGTGGGGCTTACAAGTGAGCCTTGGACTCTGATGTttgtcctcctgcctccctgaggCTGATGTACAACAGAGACTCTCCCAGCTGGCTTCCGGGATGTGATGGCTCTGGGAGAGCAGCCCCAGATAGCAGCCTTATCTCCCTGGGGTTCCTCCCACATCTTGGCTCTAAAGTCCTTCCCTGCTTTGTTAGCTTTCCATTATCTTTTAGCAGATTCCTCCCAAATATTCTGTCTGTTTCTGTGGTTGTTTGCAGTGGGAGGGTAGGTTTGCATGATGTTGCATGCTATCACCGTCCCAGCTCGTTTTGTCTGTGTGACTATGGCAACCTTGCTCTCCTCCtcacctcagtttcatcatctttaaaatgggtgcTAGTGAAGAAACTCACAGTAATACAAGCTGACATTCAGTTTGTCCTTACTGAGATTCAGGCTCTGTGCTGAGAACTTAACATTGTTTCAGTTAATCCTCCTACCAGCCCTGTGAGGTGGGGGACAGTTGTTATCTATTTCGTGGCCAAGGAAAACAGGTGAGGGGCTTTTGGACAGCTGGGAATAGGGACTAGAATCCTGGTCTGGCCAGCTCTGAATCCTGTGCTTCTAACTACTATAATGTTCCTctaaaaggaggaagggaggcagaaaaTAAGACAATACTTCAAAAAGCTGTAAGCAGGCAAGAcatggggtggcaggggaggcagAAACACCATGGGAGAGCTTCAGCATGGTCCCTGGTGTGGGGTgctggcaggggctgggctgAGGAGCTTTCTTACCCTGGTTTGCTTCTTCCGCAGACCCAGCTGAAACATAAGCTGATCATCATCCACAGTCAGATCAATGGGGCAACGCGAGCGCTGGAGGATGTGAGAGCCAGGCAGGAGGCTATGTGGGTAAGTGGCAGGGCTTGCCACCACTGGCCTGGCCCTCGGGCCTCCCATGGCCTCCAGGCAGGACAGGCAGGATGAGCTCAGCTCTGATCTCTGCAAGGCTCACGTTGGCTTCACTCAGTGTCAGACCTTAAACATCAACCTTGTGAAACATGCAATCAGATATGTGCCCAGCAGAGAGCCTTCACAGACTCATACTGAAGAACACCTACAAGCCTGCActtagggtggggtgggggaatcaCTAAAACCTGGGATTAAAAAGTAATAGTATAAAAAGTGGTTATGGCTTAAGTGGGAGAAAAAATAGGAAGCTGAAATGTATGCCCACGAGAGTTGCATCTATTTATGTAAATGCAATATATTGGTTCTCTAgagttgctgtaacaaattaccacagacttggcttaaaattacagaaatgtgttctctcacagctctggaggccagaagtccaaaatcaaagtgttgACAGGGCCACATTCCCTCCAAAGGTCCTAGGGAGAATCTTTGTGGCTTCTCCCAGCGCCCAGTGGCTCAGGCGTTCCCTGCCTTGCGGCTGCACCACTCCAGCCTGTGCCTCTGTCACCTTCTGTCCTCACGTGGCCTCCCCTTTTCTGTGTGTCTCTTCTCTCTCCAgtaaggacacttgtcattggatttagggcccacctgggtCATCCAGGGCGATCTCTAAGATTCCCATCTTAATTACCTCTGCCAAGACTTTTTCTAAGTAAGTCACATTCGCAGGTCCTGGGATGTGGACATCTCTTTTTGGGGGCCACCATTCAACTCATTCCagaaactgtaggaacaaaaagCCTGGAAAGAAGTATAGTAAAAGGAGAGGGGTGCAAGTGTTGGAGTAGTAGGATTAGACATGGTTTTTTCCCTCTAGTTTTCACAATTTTTATAAGgtttttaacacacacacacacacacgtgtgtgtgtgtgtgtatgtgtgtgtgtataatatctTTTATATTAAAGTATGATTAAGTTTCCTGTTCTGGAGCTGCGGCACCTGCTTTATTGAAGCAGCTGTGGCTTAATCAGGTGAGATCTGGGTTAGAATACCAGCTGTGGTACATACCAACCTGTGATACTTTGGTCTTGTCAGCacatctctaagcctcagttttcccatgtgCACAATGGAATCAAGACTTCTTTCTGAAGGTGACTGTGAGGCTTCAGTGAAAGAATGCACATGGTGGGGTGAGGGCGGTGAGCAGGCTAAACTGCTAGCAAAGAGAACCCAAAAATTCAGGGACTGAAATAAGAGAGAAGTCTCTTTTGCTCACTGGGACCTGAGTTCAAGACAAGACCTGAGCAACTCAGACTAGTGGGATCGTTCTGCTCCATGTGATCATTCAGGGCTCAGGGTCTTGTTTTCCTGTTGCCTCACCACCCCACAGGGTGTTTTCCTCATGTCTTTGGTTGCAGCTGGGTCACCGTGACATCTCTGTTGGAGTCTGTGAAAAGGGGCACAAGGAAGAAGAGTGTTGCACACATCACTTTTGCcccactttctttctcccttttttaatCCCCCTTCCTCTCTTCCAAAAGTGACCACTATCCTGAATTTATTCACTCACTCCTATGTGTGTCTTTATACTTTTATTATGCATATGTTATTCCTTTAGCAATAAATACTCTGTTCCATTTGTTTCTAAGTTTTATATAAAGAGCATCAAACTATATGTCTTCTGCAAGTCATTTTTCTCTCATGGAAATTTATCCTCACACTGCTCtggttcattaatttttattgctgtttaATATTCCACTCAGAATAATTTGCAGTCTGCATATCCAGTCTCCTATTGATCGACATTCAGAGTGTTTGCAGAGTTTTGCTTATTCGCACAATGCTGCTTATAAGCATTCTTGCGTCTGTCTCTGGGGCAGGTGTCTGAGAAATTTTCTAGAGTATCTTCCTTGGGTCGGTTGTTGGATCACAGGGTGTGAGTACCTTCAGATTCACTAGATACTGCCAGATTGccctccaaagtggctgtatccATTTGTACTCACATGAAATACAGGTAAGAGGTCCTGGTGCTGCATGTCTCACCAACGTGTGGTACTGCAGGCCGAGCTTTGCTGCCCATCTGATGGATGCCCTGTTGTCTTGGCCCTCTCAGGATGCTGCGCACAAGAAGATGGAGCAGCTTAGACAAGACTACATAGAGATGAAGGCTCTCATTGATGCTTCAGAGGCCAGCTCGACACAGAAGataaaggaagaggagaagagggTCAGCAGCAAGTTCGACAACATTTACCAGATCCTCCTCAAGAAGAAGAATGAGATTGAGATCCTCAAGGAGGAGATTGAGCTTGCCCTGACTGAGGGGGACGAGTTTGAGTTTCTGGAGGTGGGTCTTGATGAGGACATCATTGGACACTCTGCCTGGCATGACAGTGTTGTTTATAGGTGCCCTGGGGCCCTTAAGGAGTTGGGGTGTAAGAGGTCATTGGAAGCATCCCCGACACACGCACAGTATCCATTTTCTATGCTGTGTGACAACCAACCCCAAACTTAGTGGCTCAAGAGAACTTACCTTTGCTCTCTCACGCTTTCTATGCTCAGGAGCCTGAGCATGGCTTAGGGGCCCACAGGCTGCAGTCTGAGTGTCGGCTGGCCCGCATTCCTCTTGGGGCTCAGAGGTAGTTTCCAAGCTCAGgttggttggcagaattcagttcctcgTGCGGGACTGAGGCCCCTGCTGTCTTGCTGGCTGTTAGCCAGGGTCTCTCAGTTCCTAGAGGCTGCTGTGGCTTCCTGCCATGTAGCCCTCTCTAAACTTGGCAGCTTGCTTCTAAGCCAGCAGAGAATTTCTCCCTCCAGAAAGGCCCAGGCCCTCTTTTAAAGGCTTTTACTTGGGTAAGTCAGGCCCACCCAGGATAATCACCTTTTTGATTAACTCAAAACCAAAAGACTTGGGTCTTAATTATATCTGCcatattccttcaatttttccataTAAGGTAACCTACCCAAGAGCGATATCCTTTCGTAATCACCATCCTGCCCATATTCAGGGGGAGGGGATTATATATGGTGTGTTCCCTAGGGCAGGTGGGAACCCTGGGAGCCAAGATTTATGATTCTGTGTCGTCTTCTGCAtaagcctccactcccttccccccATCCCTCCACTGCACCACCTCTGGAAGTGTCTTTCTAAAGCAGAGACACCCCTCCGCCCTATCTTCATGTTATTTAGTGTGGTCCCCGAGGCCCTGGGTGCTGGGCCCTGCCTTTGCCGGCAGCCTCGTCTCTtgtcccccagccctgcctggtgcCCTGACTGCAGCAGAGCACTCACCATTCCCCAGGCACACCTGGCATTGGTGGGGACGCCACGGCTGACCGTTGCCTAATAAATCCTGTCTTTCTTGGGGGGCCGCTCCACTGTCCCCTTGTCTTGGGTCCTGCTAGTCTGCTGTTGCTGGTGTGGTGTCCCAGGGTGTGTTATACCCGCTGTAGCCCTCCATAGCAGTGTTTTAGGCGGGCTTGTTTTCATGTCTGTTCAGACTTCTGGGAGGggcccacctgcccttcctcctcctggcATGTCTGGTGCTTAGAAGACTGCCTGGCATGTCGGTGTTCCAGTGAGCCCCATTGACTGGGTGATGGGCCAGGACACCTCAAAGGCCCCGATTCCTTGTTCAGCTCCTGCAGAGGGTACATGAGAGACTGGTAACCTCTTATGCCTGCTTGGACTTTTATCCTTGCCTCAGCCGGATGGCATTAGCTTTCCTCTCAGTTACTTAATTCCTGTTTATTGGAGTAGCTGCCTTGAGCTCTCAGAATTCTGCATCTGCGTCTGGATAACTGAATGACCTGATTTGGTCTCAGAGTTTGGGGCCTTCCGTAAGACCCTTCTTTTTCACTGATGTGCCTTGGCTGAATTGTGCACCCCTTGAGGTATCCTGTGTTTTCAGAACACATGTTCACATCTGGTCCTTAGAGTGGATGGTCCTGAGTCCCCTGTCCTTTTTCAGCCATAGCTGGAGGGGCTGAAGGGGCATTACCCCTGGGGGTCAGGAGACTTTCAACTTTGTCCCTGCCACTAATTAGCAGCATTGCTGGCAggaaacttgttatttcttggcttCAGTGTTCCCATCTGTGAGGTGAGTGACCTCTGAGGGCCCTTCCAGCTTTAGATCACTGTGTCGTAAGTGCCACTTCACGACCTCTGGCCTGTAGCTGGGACTTAGCACCTACAGGCACAGGGAAACTCGTCTCAGGATTCATGAGGCTTGAGCTGAGCCCTGGCTTCACTGGTGCTGCCTGAACTAACCCCCTGGCTCATTCCAGAAAGCGGCAAAACTGCACGGAGTCTTGACAAAGCCAGTCTACGTCCCCAGGATGGAGCTGAATCACAAGCTGATACACAGTGTCTGCCAGGGCACCACGGACCTCAAAAACGAGCTGAAGCAGTATATAAAGCAGGTCAAGAAGGCTGAGGAGCCCAGTGGCTCAGGTGACCATTAACaacccccaccctctccctctgGGACCCTGAATTGGGATGCGTCCCCTCAGCATTTTGGGTGGGAGAGAGGGTCTtgatccagagcactgggcctggTTTCAGGAGTCCTGGAACCTCTAGGACTTGCATCTAGGAGGTAGTGGGGAGTCTTTGCCTGATTCTAAGGTTGTAGCCATTcttcataaaaacattttttggggCTTGGTGTTAGGATGGGACTTGCTGAGTGGGCTCTTTGTGTCTGGGATCTTGAGGCTGACTCAATGGGTTTTGACTCTGGGTTGTGGGTGTATTTGGTGGGGTAATGGCTAGTTTTGGGGCCAGAGAAACCTGGAATTCCTCCTTGACACccactttcctttcttctatATCCAATCCTTCAgcagattttgtttcttaataTCTCCTGACTCATTACATTGgtcccactgctggccaccaccTCTCCATTGCCATCAGTGGTGGTAGCTTCCTAAATAGTCCTCTGACCACTCCTGCTGCAGTCAGAGCTTTTCAGGGTACAAGTTTGACCTCTTAGAACCTTCTCCATCCACCCTTTCCAGAGAATTTTCATTGCCTTTAGATTGTATACTAGACTCTTGACCATGGCCTACAAGAACCTGCCTGGGCAGGCCTTGTCTGTCTCTCCAGCCCTGAAGTGCCCCCTCATCCTGTGCACCTCTTTGCATTCAGGTCCCAAAAATATATAAGTTTTCCGCCACAGGACCTTTGTACATGCTCTTCCCACTGATTAGAAGGTCCCTTGTAGGTAGACACTAGGAAGCATTTTCTAGATTATATATTCACCAGTTAACGCCTCTTATCCTTTGAAGATCTGTTGAAATATTATATTTCTCAGCAAACCCCCCCTGTCACCACTCCCTTTCTCAGACTAGGTTCCAGGATCCTTATCATCCACTGGGGCCTTCTGCACAGCTGAGTTTACTTTTCCTTGTCATTCCTGTCTGCTTCCCCCACCAGAGTGTGACCTCTGTGAGGCTGGGGGCTTGGCCTGTTTTTTCCAACACACTCtccccagtgccaggcacatagtgaatctttGCTGTGTGATCTAGGGGGTGAACTTGAATTTCTGCTTGGCAAACCAAGTGTCCTTGCAGAAGGGCCTCTGAAACAGGTGTGGCCAGGCTCTATAGTAGAGGGTAAAGGTGTCGATGAATTAGCCGCACATATTTATTTCCTGATACATCAGTGATCACTGGTcttggggaggaggggtgagagaaaaagagggaaaggagaggagctACCACTACACTCTAGGCGTCTTGATCTCATCACTGTGAGCAAGGGTAGTCAGCCATGTTGTGTTCTGGAGGacacagaagctcagagaaggtTCAGAGGTCATGGAGCTAGGTGCTTTTGGAGAAAAGACTTGACCCCAGTTATATTGGAAGCCAGAGAAGAGAGTGAACATACCAAAGTCATCTTCTGTTACCGTATTTCTAGCTCTTGTAAATGACTGGATGGGGAAGGTCACTGGAAATTGTCTTCTTAAACCCTTTACCTGCCTGCTTATGGCAGTGCCGGCTCCTAGGTTTGGTTTGGAAGAACCGTGTAAACTAAGCCCTTCTTCTTTGGCACAGGGGACCCTGGAGAGCATGGCCCAGAGCCCACGAGCAAAGCGGCACGCCCTGTGAAGAAGGTCCAAAGTAAGTAGCCCCACCACTGTCCCCAGGGCGACAGCATGCCTGTGGCTGGCCAGTGCTCTGACTGAGGTGCTCTGAGGGGTCGCTGCTCCTTCCAGATGGGTACAGCCTGTCCCAAGTCTCCAGGGGGCCCCAGTGCATCTGGAGATGAGTGTGCTGCAGCACCACTGAGCAGACGTTGCAGGAGCTCCTAGGGCACTTAGCTGGACTGGCCCATTGGCCAGGGTGCCGAAGCTTGCTTGTCTTGAGAACTACATGACACCCCAGTTCTGGCACTCGGGGACAGCCCCTGGAAGAGGCTGGCAAGGCAGTGGTCCcagaagagcagaggctcagCCTCACTCATAGCTCAGAGCTGTTCAGCCTTGAGTTGAGATGTGCCTCTGCTGTCACCGCGCTTCCCGGCCTTGTTTCAGTATTGCCCTCCTCTCCCCGGCCCCCCatccatttaagaaatatttttttaattgccgCCACCCATGATATTTTATACCACATGTATACTGTGTATCTGTTATATTCTGTGCTTTTAGGCATAAAAagagtaagattttcttctcctcctccccctgccaagAATCCATTTTTGCCCCTTGGAGGGTGATACCACCCTTGTTGAGGTAGGCATGTGCTGATGGCTTGGGGGCTGGAGAGAAGAAAggtcctcagttttctcatctgtcagatCTGGACCATAATGATACTGACCTTGTAGGATTATTCTGAGTGAGGTTTACATGGACACTGATGGTGAAGGCTCTTTAGAGGCCATAAATACGCCACCGTTGGCTGCTCCTGCTCCCCTGAAAGGTCACTAGGAACCGAGGAGCGTTGCTCCCCCCTGGGAGGTTGGGGAGAAAACTCTGGGTGTGTTTTGCTTGTGGTGACTTGCTTTCATGTTTAGGTTGTCTTTGGCAGACAAATGTGTGGCATTGATCCCCGAGTGGAGTAGAGTCCGGGACCAGGATACCTGGTGCAGCGGCGGAAGGGAGCCCCCGCGAAGCCGGGAAATGTGGGTGGGCACTTGGTGTGAAAAGGGAAGTGAAAGAGTAGGTGGAAAAAATGCTGTGACACTGTCCCCACTCCTCACTGCAGCCCGTCATGCAGGGGTGAGCTGGGGGTGCTGGCCGAGGCTGACCTGGGGAAGCAGGCAATGGATGGTGggccagggggcagggggaggggactgAGACCCCGGAGAATTGTGACACCAGGGAGGGGCCTGTGCCCCCAGacccacccccagcctgggccCTCCGGAGGTGCAGGTGCAGTGGGGATGGGCGGGAGCAGAAGATGAGGAAGTGGGGTTAAGTGAGGTCACCTTCTGAGAAATGGTACTGAAGTAGGAGGAACAGGGAGTCTTGCGGGGCCAAGGCTTGAGGGTGATGTGAAGTGTCCTGTCGACGGGTGGGGTTGAGATCCCAAGCACCCCTTTGCATTCTGCAGTGGGGAAGGTGGCAGAGGGAGCCTGAGATCTTCCAGCCTCTGTAGACTTGAGCAGGCATGGGACTCACCCAGGGGCCTTGTAAAACAGCTTGCTGGACCCCACCCCTGGACTACAGACTCAGCAGGCCTGAGGTAGGGTCCCAGCATCTGGATTTCCTGCAGATTCCCACATGATAGGGATGCAGCTCGTTTGGGGACCCGTTTTGagagctgttttttttaaattaaatatcattgatacacaatcatatgttggtttcaaatacataacaccattgttcaacatttacccatattatcaagttctcaccccctccagtgtggtcacaATGTGTCCTCAATGtggtaagatgttacagagtcattaactgtcttctccatgctgtactactgtccccatgaccagcttgtattgtgattgcaaattactgtGCCCTTGAATCCCCTTCTCCAacccctccctcttggtaaccactagtcccttcggtgtctgtgagtccgctgctattttgttccttctgttttgctttgttatactctaaaataagtgaagtcattttgtatttgtttttctctgcctgacttatttcactgagcataataccctctagctccatctatgttgttgcaaatgggaggatttcttttctttttatggctgaatcatactccattgtgtatatgtaccacatctttatctattcatctactggtggacactaagttgcttccctatcttggcttttgtaaatagtgctgcgataaacagggatacatatgtcattttgaatcagggatcttgttttctttgggtaagtttctaggagtagaatttctgggtcgaatggtatttctgtttttagttttttgaggaacctccatattgctttccacagcagttgtaccaatttacattcccaccaacagtgtaggagggttcccctt of Manis javanica isolate MJ-LG chromosome 4, MJ_LKY, whole genome shotgun sequence contains these proteins:
- the TRIM25 gene encoding E3 ubiquitin/ISG15 ligase TRIM25 isoform X2 gives rise to the protein MAELIPLAEELSCSICLEPFKEPVTTPCGHNFCRLCLDGTWAVQGPPFLCPQCRAVYQTRPQLHKNTVLCAVVEQFQQAELARDLPPDGWTPPSRSTTPSQASQVACDHCLKATAVKTCLVCMASFCQEHLRPHLDSPAFQDHPLQPPVRNLLRRKCPQHSRLRDFFCLQHGESICHICLVGHKTCSTASLNQASADLEDAAHKKMEQLRQDYIEMKALIDASEASSTQKIKEEEKRVSSKFDNIYQILLKKKNEIEILKEEIELALTEGDEFEFLEKAAKLHGVLTKPVYVPRMELNHKLIHSVCQGTTDLKNELKQYIKQVKKAEEPSGSGDPGEHGPEPTSKAARPVKKVQKEEKKPKKPPVAMACPATPCKTPTFGAPEQSVDVKQAASLDASVKATSVQPNSASLKTKVLETFLAKSRPELLEYAVKLTLDYNTAHNKVALSENYTVASVADLPQSYRPHPQRFTYCSQVLGLHCYKKGIHYWEVELQKNNFCGVGICYGSMKRQGPESRLGRNSASWCVEWFNTKISAWHNNVEKSLPSTKATRVGVLLSCDHGFVIFFAITDKVHLMYKFKVDFAEALYPAFWVFSAGATLSICSSK
- the TRIM25 gene encoding E3 ubiquitin/ISG15 ligase TRIM25 isoform X1, encoding MAELIPLAEELSCSICLEPFKEPVTTPCGHNFCRLCLDGTWAVQGPPFLCPQCRAVYQTRPQLHKNTVLCAVVEQFQQAELARDLPPDGWTPPSRSTTPSQASQVACDHCLKATAVKTCLVCMASFCQEHLRPHLDSPAFQDHPLQPPVRNLLRRKCPQHSRLRDFFCLQHGESICHICLVGHKTCSTASLNQASADLETQLKHKLIIIHSQINGATRALEDVRARQEAMWDAAHKKMEQLRQDYIEMKALIDASEASSTQKIKEEEKRVSSKFDNIYQILLKKKNEIEILKEEIELALTEGDEFEFLEKAAKLHGVLTKPVYVPRMELNHKLIHSVCQGTTDLKNELKQYIKQVKKAEEPSGSGDPGEHGPEPTSKAARPVKKVQKEEKKPKKPPVAMACPATPCKTPTFGAPEQSVDVKQAASLDASVKATSVQPNSASLKTKVLETFLAKSRPELLEYAVKLTLDYNTAHNKVALSENYTVASVADLPQSYRPHPQRFTYCSQVLGLHCYKKGIHYWEVELQKNNFCGVGICYGSMKRQGPESRLGRNSASWCVEWFNTKISAWHNNVEKSLPSTKATRVGVLLSCDHGFVIFFAITDKVHLMYKFKVDFAEALYPAFWVFSAGATLSICSSK